Proteins encoded within one genomic window of Triticum aestivum cultivar Chinese Spring chromosome 2D, IWGSC CS RefSeq v2.1, whole genome shotgun sequence:
- the LOC123054455 gene encoding altered inheritance rate of mitochondria protein 25, whose product MWRLPGLLSQAAAAGRAAARTSSGHVRGSKGFSSGGDGSPLPRGWLRRLWIEELKREKEAARRLGGGALVCKAEGVGEDPLGYLANAARAFVNSGSAAAGIDKVRAGGAARGEVAPSKGGHYDPKDLPYLEAKLEPLLSRANLLIARDVEWANIMFAFEQESRYIIMDPLFSQSPVGYIREKSNVIFRQLLRSRRPFTAQFTDAMGNEIFTVRRPFWFINSSIYAEVDGKEVGVVHRRWHLWRRIYDLYLGNKQFAVVENPGFWNWTFTLIDEDENVLAQIDRNWRGIGFELFTDAGQYAIRFGDDGQSSRLGLGSDIEELNVVRPLSLPERAVALALAVSLDSDYFSRRGGWGLPFLIATE is encoded by the exons ATGTGGCGGCTGCCCGGGCTGCTctcccaggccgccgcggccggGAGGGCGGCGGCGAGGACCAGCAGCGGCCACGTCAGGGGTTCCAAGGGGTTCTCCAGCGGAGGGGACGGTTCCCCGCTGCCCCGGGGGTGGCTGCGAAGGCTGTGGATCGAGGAGCTGAAAAGGGAGAAGGAAGCTGCGAGGAGACTGGGGGGAGGCGCCTTGGTCTGCAAGGCCGAAGGTGTCGGCGAGGATCCGCTCGGCTATTTGGCCAACGCCGCGCGCGCGTTCGTGAATTCCGGGTCCGCCGCGGCGGGGATTGACAAGGTGAGGGCTGGTGGGGCGGCCCGCGGCGAGGTGGCCCCGTCTAAAGGCGGCCACTATGACCCCAAGGACCTTCCATACCTAGAG GCCAAACTGGAGCCTCTCCTCTCAAGAGCCAACCTCCTTATAGCCAGAGATGTGGAATGGGCAAATATCATGTTTGCTTTCGAGCAG GAGAGTAGATATATCATAATGGATCCACTCTTTTCCCAGTCT CCTGTAGGATATATTCGAGAGAAAAGCAATGTCATCTTTAGGCAG TTACTTCGGTCGAGACGGCCATTTACTGCACAATTTACTGATGCTATGGGTAATGAGATATTCACG GTCCGCCGGCCATTTTGGTTCATCAACAGCTCCATTTATGCAGAAGTGGATGGCAAG GAGGTAGGTGTAGTCCACAGGCGCTGGCATCTTTGGCGTAGAATTTATGATCTGTACTTAGG GAACAAGCAATTTGCTGTGGTTGAGAATCCTGGATTTTGGAACTGGACTTTTACCCTGATTGATGAAGATGAAAATGTGTTGGCCCAGATTGACCGTAATTGGAGGGGAATTGGTTTCGAG CTCTTTACGGATGCTGGCCAGTATGCAATTCGGTTTGGTGATGATGGACAAAGCAGTAGACTTGGTCTCGGTTCAGAT ATCGAAGAACTAAACGTTGTTCGCCCGCTGAGTTTACCTGAAAGGGCCGTAGCTCTTGCTCTGGCAGTGTCCCTGGACTCAGATTACTTCTCTAGGAGAGGGGGCTG GGGACTGCCTTTTCTCATCGCCACAGAGTAG